In the genome of Candidatus Zixiibacteriota bacterium, one region contains:
- a CDS encoding MTH1187 family thiamine-binding protein yields MLIEFSTYPIGESSSLSKAVSEVIDIIDRSGLSYKTHAMGTVVEGEWDELMQLIRTCHFHLRDKFDRVATRIVIDDRRDAVNRLEGKLDTIEKRLGRQIRK; encoded by the coding sequence GTGCTCATTGAATTCTCGACATATCCGATCGGAGAGAGCAGCAGCCTCTCGAAAGCTGTCTCAGAAGTGATCGATATAATCGACAGGTCAGGCTTGTCATATAAGACACACGCGATGGGCACTGTTGTCGAAGGCGAGTGGGATGAGCTGATGCAACTGATCAGGACTTGCCATTTCCACCTAAGAGACAAGTTTGACAGAGTCGCTACACGGATTGTCATCGATGATCGCAGAGACGCAGTTAATCGCTTAGAGGGCAAACTCGATACGATCGAGAAGCGCCTTGGACGTCAAATAAGGAAGTAA